In one Microbulbifer pacificus genomic region, the following are encoded:
- a CDS encoding DNA cytosine methyltransferase — protein sequence MISFVDLFCGGGFGARGAVNADARPLLAVDAWDLATKTYKSNFPSAEVICSPIERLKPSQLAKKYRPDVLLTSPECTSHSIARGAKPGSEKSKETAIGIIPWIKAMQPRWLIVENVNRMKKWGRHNELISTIESYGYTVNDLYLNAADFGTPQARKRMFLICDKEGSVITEEDLKSLHKRGLKNARSVIDWSGKYKSTPLYKPGRAQATIERAERAMEALGHGKDFIIVYYGSDYAGGWQSLDAPLRTITTLDRFGLVTWDGTTPYIRMLQPPELLKAMGAGSKHTLPHGNRREKVKLCGNGVCSPVMEMIFKQISQIHLGEIDLAS from the coding sequence ATGATCAGCTTTGTAGATCTCTTCTGTGGTGGAGGCTTTGGGGCCCGTGGAGCCGTGAACGCGGATGCCCGGCCATTGCTGGCCGTCGATGCGTGGGATTTGGCCACCAAAACCTATAAAAGCAATTTTCCATCCGCAGAGGTTATCTGCTCGCCGATAGAAAGATTAAAGCCTTCACAGCTGGCCAAGAAGTACCGGCCAGATGTCTTATTGACATCTCCCGAATGCACTTCTCACTCCATAGCCCGCGGAGCAAAGCCAGGCAGTGAGAAAAGCAAAGAAACAGCTATTGGAATAATTCCCTGGATAAAGGCCATGCAACCAAGATGGCTTATTGTTGAAAATGTAAACCGGATGAAGAAATGGGGACGGCACAATGAGCTTATCTCCACTATCGAATCATACGGATATACCGTTAATGACCTGTATCTGAATGCTGCTGACTTTGGCACTCCACAGGCCAGGAAGCGGATGTTTTTGATTTGCGATAAGGAAGGCTCAGTCATCACTGAGGAAGATCTTAAATCGCTTCACAAGAGAGGCTTGAAAAACGCAAGGTCAGTTATTGACTGGTCTGGAAAGTACAAAAGCACCCCTCTTTACAAACCCGGGCGCGCCCAGGCCACTATTGAGCGCGCTGAAAGGGCTATGGAGGCTCTCGGTCACGGCAAAGACTTTATTATCGTGTATTACGGTTCCGATTATGCAGGGGGATGGCAATCTCTGGATGCTCCACTTCGCACGATAACCACATTGGACCGTTTTGGGCTGGTAACCTGGGATGGCACTACTCCGTACATAAGAATGCTACAGCCACCAGAACTGCTGAAGGCCATGGGGGCAGGATCCAAACATACTCTTCCGCACGGTAACAGAAGAGAAAAAGTTAAATTGTGTGGGAATGGTGTTTGCTCACCGGTGATGGAAATGATTTTTAAACAGATTTCCCAGATTCATCTGGGCGAAATAGATCTGGCATCCTAA